A window of the Microbacterium sp. AZCO genome harbors these coding sequences:
- the arr gene encoding NAD(+)--rifampin ADP-ribosyltransferase: protein MSDVLDEGPFFHGTKADLSEGDLLTAGFRSNYRPEIVMNHIYFTALRDGAGLAAELAAGDGAPRVYLVEPTGAFENDPNVTDKKFPGNPTRSYRSAEPLRVIGEVTDWTRLTPEALQTWRDRLAAIRDDERGEIIN from the coding sequence GTGAGCGACGTGCTGGACGAGGGGCCCTTCTTCCACGGTACGAAGGCCGATCTGAGCGAGGGCGACCTGCTCACGGCGGGCTTCCGGTCGAACTATCGCCCCGAGATCGTCATGAACCACATCTACTTCACGGCGCTGCGCGACGGCGCGGGTCTCGCGGCCGAGCTCGCGGCGGGGGACGGCGCTCCGCGCGTGTACCTCGTGGAGCCGACGGGCGCATTCGAGAACGATCCGAACGTGACGGACAAGAAGTTCCCGGGCAACCCGACGCGGTCGTACCGCAGCGCCGAGCCGCTGCGGGTCATCGGCGAGGTCACCGACTGGACGCGGCTCACGCCGGAGGCCCTCCAGACCTGGCGGGACCGGCTGGCGGCCATCCGCGACGACGAACGCGGCGAGATCATCAACTGA
- a CDS encoding sensor domain-containing diguanylate cyclase gives MFEGGADSLPVGVVCVDRRGAISSANAWFSEWAGRKPDDVVGRSFEEFLVHTDQDLLTADVGPGPWMMLDARTRGRAAMVARVQQSEEDVFLIAEASKRFQALTDLRQQYALADRTRTRLELVIDSSVAFSTATTEERLAAVLADTTARAYRAEESTVYLHLANATTSVAAGADPLSGRFDPEALVGLVSAPRRVVKVVGHEEGDRLLPGLGEAMAAAGVSAFIGAPLHHEETDFGAFISWFHHDRTFDDEAAPLAEALAGQAAQALATLRLQALLAHAATHDEVTGLPNRRLLETQLERVVGPAGCAALFIDLDDFKNVNDSLGHHAGDRMLRDVGERLLSGVRADDLVARYGGDEFVVVCEVADASAALDIAERILDLLRGGGETRATRQPMRASIGVAFAARGSRLRGEQLIRRADVAMYRAKSAGGDRVVLAEG, from the coding sequence GTGTTCGAGGGTGGAGCGGATTCGCTCCCGGTCGGTGTCGTGTGCGTCGACCGGCGGGGCGCGATCTCGTCGGCGAACGCGTGGTTCTCCGAATGGGCCGGTCGAAAGCCGGATGATGTCGTCGGCCGGTCGTTCGAGGAGTTCCTCGTGCACACCGACCAGGACCTGCTGACGGCGGACGTCGGTCCGGGGCCGTGGATGATGCTGGACGCCCGCACGCGCGGCCGCGCCGCCATGGTCGCTCGCGTTCAGCAGAGCGAAGAGGACGTCTTCCTCATCGCCGAGGCCTCGAAGAGATTCCAGGCGCTCACCGATCTGCGTCAGCAGTACGCCTTGGCCGACCGCACCCGCACACGGCTCGAGCTCGTCATCGACTCGTCGGTCGCCTTCAGCACCGCGACGACCGAGGAACGGCTCGCCGCCGTCCTCGCGGACACGACGGCCCGCGCCTACCGCGCGGAGGAGTCGACGGTCTATCTGCACCTCGCCAACGCCACGACGAGCGTGGCGGCCGGCGCCGATCCGCTCAGCGGTCGCTTCGACCCGGAGGCGCTGGTCGGGCTCGTGAGCGCGCCGCGGCGCGTCGTGAAGGTCGTCGGACACGAGGAGGGCGACCGCCTGCTCCCGGGCCTCGGCGAAGCCATGGCGGCCGCGGGAGTGAGTGCGTTCATCGGGGCGCCCCTCCACCACGAGGAGACCGACTTCGGCGCCTTCATCAGCTGGTTCCACCACGACCGCACGTTCGACGACGAGGCGGCCCCGCTCGCCGAAGCGCTCGCGGGCCAGGCGGCTCAGGCTCTCGCCACGCTCCGCCTGCAGGCCCTCCTCGCACACGCGGCGACGCACGATGAGGTGACGGGACTCCCCAACCGCCGGCTGCTCGAGACGCAGCTCGAGCGGGTCGTCGGGCCCGCCGGGTGCGCGGCGCTCTTCATCGACCTCGACGATTTCAAGAACGTCAACGACAGCCTCGGTCACCATGCCGGCGATCGGATGCTGCGTGATGTCGGCGAACGCCTGCTCTCGGGCGTTCGCGCCGACGACCTCGTGGCCCGCTACGGCGGCGACGAGTTCGTCGTCGTCTGCGAGGTCGCCGACGCGTCGGCGGCGCTCGACATCGCCGAGCGCATCCTCGACCTGCTTCGCGGCGGCGGCGAGACCCGGGCGACACGGCAGCCCATGAGGGCGAGCATCGGCGTCGCGTTCGCAGCCCGGGGCAGCCGCCTGCGCGGCGAGCAGCTCATCCGGCGCGCGGACGTGGCGATGTATCGCGCGAAGTCGGCCGGCGGCGACCGGGTAGTGCTGGCGGAAGGCTGA
- a CDS encoding FUSC family protein, with protein MSMTASLRAPRRAPLLQVAKSAVATAAAWLIAGFLFHGVPPVFAAIAALLVVQPSLNQSLTRAIERSVGVIAGVLIASALSLLLGSATWVILVTTFVSLLLAWALRMTPGTANQVAISAILVLALGTATPSYAFDRVLETLIGALIGIVVNVAIVPPVAVAPAHRAVDELGDALADALDRLADALTTPQSAAELAQLLDDARAVRPELEAAEAAIAAGAESLTLNPRGRRHRDELDALEALLERFRPIVTQMIGMTRACSERYDPSILAEPAVPAIAEQLRRAAHDVRLQLTRVEPAPAEASLPDDTAALTTPLAIARPSTHWILIGSLLEDLRRIHATLTEPATAR; from the coding sequence ATGAGCATGACCGCCAGCCTCCGCGCCCCGCGGCGCGCACCGCTCCTGCAGGTCGCGAAATCGGCCGTCGCCACGGCCGCCGCGTGGCTCATCGCCGGCTTCCTCTTCCACGGTGTGCCACCCGTGTTCGCCGCGATCGCCGCCCTCCTCGTGGTGCAGCCGAGCCTGAACCAGTCGCTCACGCGTGCCATCGAGCGCAGCGTCGGCGTCATCGCGGGCGTGCTCATCGCGTCGGCGCTGAGCCTGCTGCTCGGCAGCGCGACGTGGGTCATCCTCGTCACGACCTTCGTCTCGCTGCTTCTCGCGTGGGCGCTGCGCATGACCCCGGGCACCGCCAACCAGGTCGCGATCAGCGCGATCCTCGTGCTCGCCCTGGGGACGGCGACGCCCTCATACGCGTTCGACCGCGTGCTCGAGACGCTCATCGGGGCCCTGATCGGCATCGTCGTCAACGTCGCGATCGTGCCGCCCGTCGCCGTCGCCCCGGCGCATCGCGCCGTCGACGAGCTCGGCGACGCCCTGGCCGACGCCCTCGACCGCCTGGCCGACGCGCTCACGACGCCCCAGTCGGCCGCCGAGCTCGCACAGCTCCTCGACGACGCGCGCGCCGTGCGGCCCGAGCTCGAAGCCGCGGAGGCGGCGATCGCCGCGGGTGCCGAGTCGCTCACCCTGAATCCACGAGGCCGCCGGCACCGCGACGAGCTCGACGCCCTCGAGGCGCTGCTCGAACGGTTCCGGCCGATCGTGACGCAGATGATCGGGATGACGCGGGCGTGCAGCGAGCGCTACGACCCGTCGATCCTGGCCGAGCCGGCCGTTCCCGCCATCGCCGAGCAGCTGCGCCGCGCGGCCCACGACGTGCGGCTTCAGCTCACGCGCGTCGAGCCTGCGCCCGCCGAGGCATCCCTTCCCGACGACACCGCCGCCCTCACGACGCCGCTCGCCATCGCGCGACCGTCGACGCACTGGATCCTCATCGGCTCGCTCCTCGAAGACCTGCGCCGCATCCACGCGACCCTGACGGAGCCTGCGACGGCGCGCTGA
- a CDS encoding sensor histidine kinase, whose translation MPADAWDEDWPRFRPPPGVTLWVPVVVALVVQVPATIAVSVWQHVPAPSALLSIALAASSALALIGARRWPGVTVALVAALTTLDLFVPPDVGPVFVALAFAIIGAVVRGARLWALISVGVGWLVAVTASGMLGVAWHPFRIAVATLGLGIFFAMGEGIRARLQHGAERRRQLAERQRTLEQDERTRIARELHDVLAHSLSQISVQSGMGLHLFDREPERAREALANIRSLSATGLDEVRGVLSFLRGADSGSPATAPLTPQPQLAELPRLVAQRTGLGLVVELDDRLGAETPAGAVQTTAYRIVQEALTNVVRHSAASIATVTLERVGGELVVRIADDGAGTGADATEGGGIRGMRERASLAGGTLEVRAGERSGTVVTARLPWRGVS comes from the coding sequence ATGCCGGCAGACGCGTGGGACGAGGACTGGCCGCGCTTCCGCCCACCGCCCGGCGTGACCCTGTGGGTCCCGGTCGTCGTCGCGCTCGTCGTGCAGGTGCCCGCGACGATCGCCGTGTCGGTGTGGCAGCACGTTCCGGCGCCGTCGGCGCTGTTGAGCATCGCGCTCGCGGCATCCTCGGCGCTCGCGCTCATCGGCGCGCGGCGCTGGCCCGGCGTCACCGTCGCCCTCGTGGCGGCGCTGACGACGCTCGACCTGTTCGTCCCGCCCGACGTCGGTCCCGTGTTCGTCGCCCTCGCGTTCGCGATCATCGGCGCCGTCGTGCGCGGAGCGCGGCTGTGGGCGCTCATCTCGGTGGGCGTCGGATGGCTCGTCGCCGTCACCGCGAGCGGGATGCTCGGCGTCGCGTGGCATCCCTTCCGCATCGCCGTCGCGACGCTCGGCCTCGGCATCTTCTTCGCGATGGGCGAAGGCATCCGCGCCCGGCTGCAGCACGGCGCCGAGCGCCGGCGGCAGCTCGCGGAGCGGCAGCGCACGCTCGAGCAGGACGAGCGCACGCGCATCGCCCGCGAGCTCCACGATGTCCTCGCGCATTCGCTCAGCCAGATCTCGGTGCAGTCCGGCATGGGCCTGCACCTCTTCGACCGGGAGCCCGAGCGCGCCCGCGAGGCTCTCGCCAACATCCGCAGCCTCAGCGCGACGGGGCTCGACGAGGTGCGCGGGGTCCTCTCCTTCCTGCGCGGCGCCGATTCCGGGTCCCCCGCCACCGCGCCGCTGACGCCGCAGCCGCAGCTCGCCGAACTGCCGCGACTCGTCGCCCAGCGCACGGGGCTGGGCCTCGTCGTCGAGCTCGACGACCGGCTGGGCGCCGAGACACCGGCCGGCGCCGTGCAGACGACGGCGTACCGCATCGTGCAGGAGGCCCTCACCAACGTCGTGCGCCACTCCGCGGCATCCATCGCCACCGTCACGCTCGAGCGGGTCGGCGGCGAGCTCGTCGTGCGCATCGCCGACGACGGCGCGGGCACCGGCGCCGACGCGACCGAGGGCGGCGGCATCCGCGGCATGCGCGAGCGCGCGTCCCTCGCCGGCGGCACGCTCGAGGTGCGCGCGGGCGAGCGCTCCGGCACCGTCGTCACGGCGCGGCTCCCCTGGCGAGGCGTCTCGTGA
- a CDS encoding 5'-3' exonuclease, which translates to MPDRLMLLDSASLYFRAFYGVPDTVKAPDGTPVNAVRGFLDIITKLVTLYRPTHLVACWDDDWRPQWRVDLIPTYKTHRVAEVVEVGPDIEVVPDPLEVQVPIIRETLGAVGIPIIGAPEHEADDVIGTLATTATLPVDIVTGDRDLFQLVDDSRDVRVVYTARGMSNLEIVTDQTVVTKYGVLPSQYADFATLRGDSSDGLPGVAGIGEKSAATLLAAHGDLAGIVAAAEARQGMTAGVATKITTALPYLAVAPTVVAVVKDLDLPRVDTRLRPLSPEAKADAAALAERWALGAAMNRIVDALDTV; encoded by the coding sequence ATGCCCGACCGCCTCATGCTCCTCGACTCGGCGTCGCTCTACTTCCGCGCGTTCTATGGCGTGCCCGACACGGTCAAGGCGCCGGACGGAACCCCCGTCAACGCCGTCCGCGGCTTCCTCGACATCATCACGAAGCTCGTGACCCTCTATCGTCCGACGCATCTCGTCGCGTGCTGGGACGACGACTGGCGTCCGCAGTGGCGGGTCGACCTCATCCCCACGTACAAGACGCATCGCGTCGCCGAGGTCGTAGAGGTCGGACCCGACATCGAGGTCGTGCCGGATCCGCTCGAGGTGCAGGTGCCGATCATCCGCGAGACGCTCGGCGCGGTCGGCATCCCGATCATCGGCGCTCCCGAGCACGAGGCCGACGATGTCATCGGCACGCTCGCGACGACGGCGACGCTCCCGGTCGACATCGTGACCGGCGACCGCGATCTCTTCCAGCTGGTCGACGACAGCCGCGACGTGCGCGTCGTCTACACGGCCCGCGGCATGAGCAACCTCGAGATCGTCACCGACCAGACCGTGGTCACGAAGTACGGTGTCCTGCCCAGCCAGTACGCCGACTTCGCGACGCTGCGCGGCGACTCCTCCGACGGCCTGCCGGGCGTGGCGGGCATCGGCGAGAAGTCCGCCGCGACGCTGCTCGCGGCGCACGGCGACCTGGCGGGCATCGTGGCCGCCGCCGAGGCTCGCCAGGGCATGACCGCCGGCGTCGCGACGAAGATCACGACCGCGCTCCCCTACCTCGCCGTCGCGCCCACGGTCGTCGCGGTCGTGAAGGACCTCGACCTCCCCCGGGTCGACACCCGCCTGCGCCCGCTGTCGCCCGAGGCCAAGGCGGACGCGGCAGCGCTCGCGGAGCGCTGGGCCCTCGGCGCCGCCATGAACCGCATCGTCGACGCCCTCGACACCGTGTGA
- a CDS encoding NADPH:quinone reductase gives MRSIVYSATGDSSVLSLVERDPAEPGPGEVRVRVAVSGVNPTDWKSRAGSGVALGFDEVVPNQDGAGVVDAVGEGVGDLAVGDRVWLYLSQHGRPTGTAQEYTVVPAHRAVKLPEGVGFDVAASLGVPAMTAHRALTVHESGPARLSPGALDGRVVLVAGGAGAVGHAAIQLAVWAGATVVATVSSEEKAALARAAGAQHVVNYKEADVASRIAEIAPRGVDHIVEVSIVENAALDGQVIGNHGSIAFYADNGGDQAILPVRAAFAKNVRIQGLLLYTVGDAPLAAAADDITAALRDGALPVGEAAGLPLTWYPLAQTAQAHDAVEGGAVGKVLIDVSGDNS, from the coding sequence ATGCGATCGATCGTCTACTCCGCAACCGGTGATTCGTCCGTCCTCTCGCTCGTGGAGCGCGACCCTGCCGAGCCCGGTCCGGGCGAGGTGCGCGTGCGCGTCGCCGTCTCGGGCGTCAACCCGACCGACTGGAAGTCCCGCGCCGGCAGCGGCGTCGCGCTCGGCTTCGACGAGGTCGTCCCCAACCAGGACGGCGCGGGCGTCGTCGACGCCGTCGGCGAGGGTGTCGGCGACCTGGCCGTCGGCGACCGGGTGTGGCTCTACCTGTCGCAGCACGGACGCCCGACCGGCACCGCCCAGGAGTACACGGTGGTTCCGGCGCATCGGGCCGTGAAGCTGCCGGAGGGCGTCGGCTTCGACGTCGCGGCGAGCCTCGGCGTGCCGGCGATGACCGCCCACCGGGCGCTCACGGTGCACGAGTCCGGCCCGGCGCGGCTCTCGCCGGGAGCCCTCGACGGACGGGTCGTCCTCGTCGCGGGCGGCGCGGGTGCCGTCGGGCACGCTGCCATCCAGCTCGCCGTCTGGGCGGGCGCGACCGTCGTGGCGACGGTGTCGAGCGAGGAGAAGGCCGCGCTCGCGCGCGCGGCGGGGGCGCAGCACGTCGTGAACTACAAGGAGGCGGACGTGGCATCCCGGATCGCCGAGATCGCTCCGCGGGGAGTGGACCACATCGTCGAGGTCTCGATCGTCGAGAACGCGGCGCTCGACGGCCAGGTCATCGGCAACCACGGCAGCATCGCGTTCTACGCCGACAACGGCGGCGATCAGGCGATCCTCCCCGTGCGCGCCGCCTTCGCGAAGAACGTGCGGATCCAGGGACTGCTGCTCTACACCGTCGGGGATGCCCCGCTCGCGGCCGCCGCGGACGACATCACGGCCGCCCTGCGCGACGGCGCTCTGCCGGTCGGCGAGGCCGCGGGACTGCCGTTGACGTGGTATCCGCTGGCGCAGACCGCGCAGGCGCACGACGCCGTCGAGGGCGGCGCCGTCGGCAAGGTCCTCATCGACGTCTCCGGCGACAACTCGTAA
- a CDS encoding N-acetylneuraminate synthase family protein, with amino-acid sequence MTVTIGTRVVGGGRPAYVIAEIGLNHNGDVELAKRLIDVAADAGADAVKFQKRTPEIATPEHMRDTLRETPWGTMTYLDYRRRVEFGRDEYIEISDHALLRGLEWFASPWDVPSVAFLEDLGVVAHKVASASVTDVELLKALRDTGKPIILSTGMSTVDQIDAAIDVLGTDRLVLMHATSTYPMEPEEANLRVIPALRDRYPGVPVGYSGHERGLQISLAAVALGAVAVERHITLDRTMWGSDHAASLEPTGLQHLVRDIRVIEAALGDGVKRVFPGELAPMAKLRRVPA; translated from the coding sequence ATGACCGTCACGATCGGAACCCGTGTCGTCGGAGGCGGTCGCCCCGCCTACGTCATCGCCGAGATCGGCCTGAACCACAACGGAGACGTCGAGCTCGCCAAGCGGCTCATCGATGTCGCGGCCGATGCGGGCGCGGACGCGGTGAAGTTCCAGAAGCGCACGCCCGAGATCGCGACCCCCGAGCACATGCGCGACACGCTGCGCGAGACGCCGTGGGGCACGATGACATACCTCGACTACCGCCGCCGGGTCGAGTTCGGCCGCGACGAGTACATCGAGATCTCCGACCACGCCCTCCTGCGGGGGCTCGAGTGGTTCGCGTCGCCGTGGGACGTGCCGAGCGTCGCCTTCCTCGAGGACCTCGGGGTCGTCGCGCACAAGGTCGCGTCGGCGTCGGTCACCGACGTCGAGCTGCTCAAGGCGCTCCGCGACACCGGCAAGCCGATCATCCTCTCGACGGGCATGTCGACCGTCGACCAGATCGACGCCGCCATCGATGTGCTCGGCACCGACAGGCTCGTGCTCATGCACGCGACGTCGACGTATCCGATGGAGCCGGAGGAGGCGAACCTCCGCGTCATCCCGGCGCTGCGCGACCGCTACCCGGGCGTGCCGGTCGGTTACTCGGGACACGAGCGCGGCCTGCAGATCTCGCTCGCCGCCGTCGCCCTCGGCGCGGTCGCCGTCGAGCGCCACATCACGCTCGATCGGACCATGTGGGGCTCGGACCACGCCGCCTCGCTCGAGCCGACCGGCCTGCAGCACCTCGTGCGCGACATCCGCGTCATCGAGGCCGCACTCGGCGACGGCGTGAAGCGCGTCTTCCCGGGTGAGCTCGCGCCGATGGCGAAGCTGCGCCGCGTCCCCGCGTGA
- a CDS encoding DUF6716 putative glycosyltransferase — protein MADTDSYVKWAAALLGSMSAEWDAELFVLDTPVVVSGTQQTAAVAGSGLARVTRVAYDELAERLARERPDAVLVAARGPLVRVVTRLAAGLTPRPVIVSGLPGISIPATRKALVYRTQCDLFVLHSRREVREFAALARDRGMEQRFALTRLPFAAQAPRQVAAESGGTDLVFAAQAIVPRERDDRLRVARLLVRAAEADPSRRVVLKLRAKAGEHQTHAEQDALPDLVASLGPVPANLVTSTAPMSSALDTAEGLVTVSSTAAIEAVARGIPVIALDVFGVSSRLINEVFDGSGLFGDEDDVVARRFRHPTPSWLRDNYFHPPADDDLGVLLAGLVARRREGRLAPKPPLARAGGRVRDAWERKLVLGANDRSASGAAALAIGMPLRGVVRIVQRLRRPRAQAA, from the coding sequence GTGGCCGACACCGACTCGTACGTCAAGTGGGCGGCCGCCCTCCTCGGCAGCATGAGCGCGGAATGGGATGCCGAGCTCTTCGTGCTCGACACTCCCGTCGTCGTGAGCGGCACGCAGCAGACTGCTGCCGTCGCGGGCAGCGGCCTCGCGCGGGTGACCCGCGTGGCCTATGACGAACTGGCGGAGCGCCTCGCTCGGGAACGCCCGGACGCCGTGCTCGTCGCGGCTCGCGGCCCGCTCGTGCGCGTCGTCACGCGCCTCGCCGCGGGCCTCACGCCGCGGCCCGTCATCGTGTCGGGGCTGCCCGGTATCTCGATCCCGGCGACCCGCAAGGCGCTCGTCTATCGCACCCAGTGCGACCTCTTCGTGCTGCACTCCCGCCGCGAAGTGCGCGAGTTCGCTGCCCTCGCCCGCGACCGCGGGATGGAGCAGCGGTTCGCCCTCACGCGACTGCCCTTCGCCGCGCAGGCCCCGAGGCAGGTCGCCGCCGAGTCCGGGGGCACCGACCTCGTCTTCGCGGCGCAGGCCATCGTTCCCCGTGAGCGCGACGACCGTCTCCGCGTCGCGCGGCTGCTCGTGCGCGCCGCGGAGGCCGATCCGTCGCGCCGCGTCGTGCTCAAGCTCCGGGCGAAGGCCGGCGAGCACCAGACGCACGCCGAGCAGGATGCCCTGCCCGACCTCGTGGCGTCGCTCGGCCCCGTGCCCGCGAACCTCGTGACCTCCACCGCGCCCATGTCGTCGGCACTCGACACGGCGGAGGGCCTCGTCACGGTGAGCTCGACGGCCGCGATCGAAGCCGTCGCGCGCGGCATCCCGGTCATCGCCCTCGACGTCTTCGGGGTCTCGAGCCGTCTCATCAACGAGGTGTTCGACGGCAGCGGGCTGTTCGGCGACGAGGACGACGTCGTCGCGCGGCGGTTCCGGCATCCGACTCCCTCGTGGCTGCGCGACAACTACTTCCACCCGCCGGCGGACGACGATCTCGGGGTGCTGCTCGCTGGCCTCGTCGCGCGGCGCCGGGAGGGCCGGCTCGCACCCAAGCCGCCGCTGGCGCGCGCGGGCGGCCGCGTGCGCGACGCGTGGGAGCGCAAGCTCGTGCTCGGCGCGAACGACCGCTCGGCGAGCGGAGCGGCTGCTCTCGCGATCGGGATGCCCCTGCGGGGCGTCGTCCGGATCGTGCAGCGTCTGCGCCGGCCGCGGGCGCAAGCCGCGTGA
- a CDS encoding acylneuraminate cytidylyltransferase, with the protein MSEIVAIIPARGGSKGVPRKNLRHVGGVPLVARAVASARRSGIDRIVVSTDDAEIVGVAREWGAEVVERPADLSGDTASSETALVHALDTLAARGLDAGVVAFLQATSPFVDAAALAEGVRLVRDGVYDSVFSAVETYGFLWRRDAATRAVAINHDAAHRPRRQDREPHYLETGAFYVFAVDGFRAAKHRFFGRVGIVEVPDRTALEIDTLSELEQARALAPLLDAPEPIDVDAVVTDFDGVHTDDTVTVDDAGREAVRVSRSDGMGVALLRKAGIPVLILSTETNPVVSARARKLRVEVLQGVDEKAAALRAWAEASCIPLSRIAYLGNDVNDLACLELVGWPVAVPDAHPLVLAAARAVVDRPGGDGAVRALADRVLLARETAPENTPSQEKRSIR; encoded by the coding sequence GTGAGCGAGATCGTGGCGATCATTCCGGCGCGCGGCGGGTCGAAGGGCGTGCCGCGCAAGAACCTGCGCCACGTGGGCGGCGTGCCGCTCGTCGCGCGGGCGGTCGCCTCCGCGCGTCGCAGCGGGATCGACCGCATCGTCGTCTCGACCGACGACGCCGAGATCGTGGGGGTCGCCCGGGAGTGGGGTGCCGAGGTCGTCGAGCGTCCCGCCGACCTGTCCGGCGACACCGCGAGCTCCGAGACGGCGCTGGTCCACGCCCTCGACACGCTGGCCGCACGCGGCCTCGATGCGGGCGTCGTGGCGTTCCTGCAGGCGACGTCGCCCTTCGTCGACGCGGCGGCGCTCGCCGAGGGGGTGCGCCTCGTGCGCGACGGCGTCTACGACAGCGTGTTCTCCGCCGTGGAGACGTACGGCTTCCTCTGGAGACGGGATGCCGCCACCCGCGCCGTCGCCATCAACCACGATGCCGCGCACCGCCCCCGCCGCCAGGACCGCGAGCCGCACTACCTCGAGACGGGCGCCTTCTACGTCTTCGCCGTGGACGGCTTCCGCGCCGCGAAGCACCGCTTCTTCGGCCGCGTGGGGATCGTCGAGGTCCCCGACCGCACGGCGCTCGAGATCGACACGCTCTCCGAGCTCGAGCAGGCCCGTGCCCTCGCGCCGCTGCTCGACGCGCCGGAGCCGATCGACGTCGACGCGGTCGTCACCGACTTCGACGGCGTGCACACCGACGACACCGTCACGGTGGACGACGCCGGGCGCGAGGCCGTGCGCGTCAGCCGCTCGGACGGCATGGGTGTCGCGCTGCTGCGGAAGGCCGGCATCCCGGTGCTGATCCTCTCCACCGAGACGAACCCGGTCGTCTCGGCGCGCGCCCGCAAGCTGCGTGTCGAGGTGCTGCAGGGGGTGGACGAGAAGGCCGCCGCGCTGCGCGCGTGGGCCGAGGCATCCTGCATCCCCCTCTCCCGCATCGCGTATCTCGGCAACGACGTCAACGATCTCGCGTGCCTCGAGCTCGTCGGCTGGCCCGTCGCGGTGCCCGATGCGCATCCGCTCGTGCTCGCCGCGGCGCGCGCGGTCGTGGACCGGCCGGGTGGCGACGGCGCCGTCCGGGCCCTCGCGGACCGTGTCCTGCTCGCTCGGGAGACAGCACCCGAGAACACCCCCAGCCAAGAGAAGAGGAGCATCCGATGA
- a CDS encoding FAD:protein FMN transferase, giving the protein MTVPERRTWTHEVMGSVATVRLIGGADGPETSEQLAACFAELDLADRVFSPYREDSDISRIRRGEMTIADAHPLVAEVASGCDDAELATRGLFSAWRDGAFDPTGFVKGWAIERAARTHLAPLLGRGGCRAAGLSVGGDMQLLTAEGSDWTWRVGIADPRRPREVVATLEVPRGAVATSGSAERGAHIHDPRTGRAAAGGVASATVVSDSLTHADVWATAAVVAGFDDLEWIARAGTTTGILVSDDGRVRRWLGTTEITVATADGGLLPH; this is encoded by the coding sequence ATGACGGTCCCGGAGCGCCGCACGTGGACGCACGAGGTGATGGGCAGCGTCGCGACCGTCCGGCTCATCGGGGGCGCCGACGGACCCGAGACATCCGAGCAGCTCGCCGCGTGCTTCGCCGAGCTCGACCTCGCCGACCGCGTCTTCTCCCCCTACCGCGAGGACTCCGACATCTCCCGCATCCGCCGCGGCGAGATGACGATCGCCGACGCGCACCCTCTCGTCGCCGAGGTCGCCTCCGGATGCGACGACGCCGAGCTCGCGACGCGGGGCCTGTTCAGCGCCTGGCGCGACGGCGCCTTCGACCCGACCGGCTTCGTGAAGGGCTGGGCGATCGAGCGCGCCGCGCGCACGCACCTCGCCCCGCTGCTCGGGAGGGGAGGATGCCGCGCAGCCGGCCTCTCCGTCGGCGGCGACATGCAGCTGCTCACCGCGGAGGGGTCCGACTGGACCTGGCGCGTCGGCATCGCCGACCCCCGGCGTCCACGCGAGGTCGTGGCGACGCTCGAGGTGCCGCGCGGGGCCGTCGCGACCTCGGGGTCGGCCGAGCGCGGCGCGCACATCCATGACCCGCGCACGGGACGCGCGGCGGCGGGAGGTGTCGCCTCGGCCACCGTCGTCTCGGACAGCCTCACCCACGCCGATGTCTGGGCGACCGCCGCCGTCGTCGCGGGATTCGACGACCTCGAGTGGATCGCGCGGGCGGGAACGACGACGGGGATCCTCGTCTCGGACGACGGCCGCGTGCGGCGCTGGCTCGGGACGACGGAGATCACGGTCGCCACCGCCGACGGAGGACTCCTGCCTCACTGA
- a CDS encoding FMN-binding protein, translating into MKRIVYALLATLTGLVLLFSYRTSLEAVTPQAQAATTDTTSASGSGSTDSGSSSSGSTDSGSTDSGSTGSTGSTDSTDSTDSESSGSSGSSGSTGSTDSGSTSSSGLADGTYTGSSAATRFGPVQVQITVSGGAITAAQAIEYPTENRRDQEINQFAIPRLVSETLSAQSADIDMVSGATYTSQGYLQSLQSAIDQAHS; encoded by the coding sequence ATGAAACGCATCGTCTACGCCCTGCTCGCGACGCTCACCGGGCTCGTGCTGCTGTTCAGCTACCGCACGTCGCTCGAGGCCGTGACACCTCAGGCCCAGGCCGCGACGACCGACACGACGTCGGCATCGGGCTCCGGCTCCACGGATTCGGGCTCGAGCTCGAGCGGATCGACGGATTCGGGATCGACGGACTCCGGGTCGACCGGGTCCACCGGGTCGACCGACTCGACCGACTCAACCGACTCGGAATCGAGCGGCTCGAGCGGTTCCAGCGGATCGACGGGTTCGACCGACTCCGGGTCGACCTCGTCGTCGGGACTCGCCGACGGCACCTACACGGGCTCGTCCGCCGCCACGCGGTTCGGGCCGGTGCAGGTGCAGATCACGGTGTCGGGCGGAGCCATCACCGCTGCGCAGGCGATCGAGTACCCGACCGAGAACCGGCGCGACCAGGAGATCAACCAGTTCGCGATCCCGCGCCTCGTGTCCGAGACCCTCTCCGCCCAGTCGGCGGACATCGACATGGTGTCCGGGGCGACCTACACGAGCCAGGGCTACCTCCAGTCGCTGCAGAGCGCGATCGACCAGGCGCACTCATGA